DNA from Branchiostoma lanceolatum isolate klBraLanc5 chromosome 6, klBraLanc5.hap2, whole genome shotgun sequence:
CCAGTACCTACAAAAACCTCTTTGTCCCTTTTACAGtgaaatattcaccttgaagttgaacagtatgttgttgtccttttttaatgtctattatatcgctagacgtggtctcttagtatgatgatgatatttattTTGACTTTTGCAGCACAACAGTGGCTAAGGACGACAGAAGGGATAGCAGGGTTCCACACTTCATCAGTTTGCACACAGAGAAAAGACTTTTACAAAATATTAGGAGTTTCCAAAAATGCATCCCAAAAAGATATAAAGAAGGCCTACTATCAGGtgagaaatgcatttttgtgttgTCTGAATATAAGTCAGAGAACATTGTTTTCTGAAGTCCTGCGATACtgctatttttttgttgttgatgaaaCACCAGGCCAACGCTACTTCTGCTGTTCACATACTGCAATGGTACTCACTACCTTGTAGATCTGATGTTATGAGGCCTTGTCAACAGCTCTATGCAACTTTAAAAAGCAGCTCTTAACTCTGGCCTCCCGCGCAGCGCCaacgtttagtttttttttgagtgctgattcacgattttcaacttatcggggccagggtcTTTTGCCAGGGAAATCGTATTGCCGCCCACGGGAAGCCTTTTTTGATACAGAACTGGAGCAGGCTTCCCGTGGGCGGCAATACAATTTCCCCAGCAAAAGGACCTGGCTCCAATAaattgaaaatcgcgaatcagcgctcccctccaaaaataaacatgtgccCGGGATGCCTGCAAACTCTAGGATTCACACAAACATTTATGACATGCCAACCAAATGTTGTTTGCGATATTGTGATGAGTCTGCTACATTGCAAAAGTCGCTAAGTTCTGTTgtgaaacttttaaaagtagctgttgATTCTTGGATTCACACAAACATTTACATCATGATATTGTGATGAGTCTGCTAAGTTGTGTTGGGTACTCTTGTATTTCAGTTGGCCAAGAAGTGGCATCCAGACACGAACAAGGATGCTAACGCTGGGAAGAAGTTTGCAGAAGTTGCGGAAGCATATGAGGTAAGATGAAGAAATATTTTGGAGAGAGGACACCTCTCAAATTTATCTGTCACAATACTTCAAATTGTTGTGTCAATGAACTTGTTCATATGTTAGTTTGATGTACtgcttttcttattttatttcttgCTGTTGTATATTATTACAGCAGTTACCATATATATTGAAACTTTTACATTGATTTTACTTCTGCAGTTTtatgcagtgacctctccaccacaaataGGCATTTCTGATATATTACTACTGTAGTTAAAAACAATGCACCCACCCCCCTCCTTtcttgaaataaaaccactgcaaaaagaaattaattttCAGTATTTCATTGTTTGCCTGCTGGTAGATATTAGGTGATGACCAGAAGAGACGGGAATATGACACGTTTGGTTCGGCGGGTGCGTTCGGCGGCACGGGAGCCAGTACGGGACATGGCTTCTCCCAGAGCCAGTGGTCTACAAACATCGACCCCGAGGAGCTGTTCCGCAGGGTCTTCAGCGAATTCTCCAACCAAGGGAGGGGCGGCTTCCAGGGATTCGATTTCGAATCACAGTTCGAGCAACCACAAGAGGTAGGattttttcctttccttccaAGAGAGTGTCTGTGTACCTCTCTGTATGTTTTTCTGCAGGAAGATGGCTTGTATAtttggtgtagtggtctgtgcaCTCTACTACTTTGCTAATTCCATGGAACCAGCATCCCAGGTTTCATGCCTGGTGCTGGGCATGACTGACTTGTCCTTGGAAATGGGGACATAAAGCCAACAGCCACATGTATGAGGAAGCTTatagtgtcaaacctctgcacgtaaaggaacccaacacacttatcaagaagagaaaGTGTCCTTGGCTAAATACGGAAGCAAttgcaaagctgcattgcattaCTAGCTAaagaaaaagcgtcatgcttagTCTGAGGACTGCACCTTTTCTTGTactaggtattccaacgctaccgcgaaaatcgtctACCGCATGGCGATCGGTAAATTTTCTACCatcttcccacacccgcggtacaaaaactattcgtttttacaggcaaagtcacccatgaaaataaaggatataactttctctttcttgtgatgtgtttgttttgcttgtaaaatatttcaaacgccagaaatttgccgaTGAAAACGGCGCGGCGTAGCGCGCGCGGCCGTGATTAAAAAACATGGCCAATTTCTCTTCCGCCTGCACAGAATGTGACCCTGAGTTCATGGCGCAATCGCATCGCCgtcttagaccgcagcagaatgaaaatgGCGCCATTGGAAAGAGCAGATTACGAGCTTAAAATCGGTACCTGGAACAAAAggaaattttaattttttgagcAGTAAAAGTCGATTTTAAAAAACTCATCGATCTTTAATGATAAAATTTACCACCTaaatttaattttttcttcttgttcttggtgtCAAATTGACGGCAAGAAACAGGGCTACGTTTTGATGTAAtcgacatgtttatatcatgcacACCGGCGAAGCGGGAGCTACTTATCCCGATGGGGGTGGCCCTGTGATTGGATGGTCGCGCCGCGCgatcctgacgcgcgaaatttggacCTCTGCGTTCCTCAGAAACAGAAGATTTGTGACTGAAGGGGCACAACCAAATCCTTTCTGATGCTTTGGAGCAAGAAATTCCAGGTAAaatattttgcagtattttttatttatagggttgataaaatgtattaatttttattttatttatgccTGCCTGAatgtgtgcatgttttttttgtagggCAATGCCAGCAATGTAGTTTCAAAAGCAATTGTTTTAGTcatgaaaacaatgaataacATTACAACTTTAGAgcagtttatttctttgttattgtgttattggttatgtgaatcattgtttgccttgttccaagtctaaaataccattgtgtattttgcaacttgttgaacttgaggcaccgtgggcccccggttaggggtcagccggggaacctatgcccaatttttctgaAAATCTTACTAGTGTTCAAGTttgtctctttttgatgaaatattattctgcttgccttgttccaagtttaaaaataccattgtgtattattttcacttgttgaacttgaggcaccgtggcccccggataggggccagccgaggaacctatgcccaattttttcccaaaacTCTGACTTTATATGATATTGAACTTTGTCGTTCTTATGAACGAATGCTAATTGCCACAAGTAGATAATCACCCTTTGGACTTCACAGGATCACTGAGAGTTACATTAAATGCTATTTAGGAAGTTATAAATTGCCAAGTTGAAAGAAAGTATTCAGGGATGACATTCATCGCttacgatttaaaaaaaaagagtcatGACTGCCAGCATGCAGAAGAATCAATGGTTCTTTTCTCCTTGTGAGGTGAAACACTGTTCTTCTTGTTGAGTCTGGTACAGCGACATCCATGACAATCCCACGTGGTACCCAGATGCAGTCGTTGAAGATGGAATACAAACTGTCTCACTCACATTCTTCAGTTATAGTCATTTATCTACTTAATCTATTCATTAAGCGAAATGTCCTTGTTGCTGTATCAgagagtgagtcagtgagtgagtgagtgtatcaTGTAGCATTTGTTCACATATGATATGTGCCAGTCTGATTCTTTCTTCACAAtcataagaaagaaaattgatataaatgcAAATCAGTATAGTGATGTTAACAgtctaaatatttgtttttcaggaGGAATACACCACCTTCCAGATGTGTCAGACATAAGAACAGCAGAGAAGAAATTAGTAATACATGACCATGTAGTATCTACTGAAAAATGTACTAACCCACTTAGGAGTGGGAGATGTTGAATGGTGGAGGACAAAGGTATGGTTGGTGAGTTAACAGTTTAGTTATGCCACCAGTTCAATTAAGACTTAGTGTTTAAACAgaggaaaacaatgaaattatgaatgaaaAGATATAACAGTTGCTAAATGTATGTGTTTAGCAATTACATTGtagcttatagttatacattgtTGTTGTGACTGAACTCTattgcaatgatgatgatgtccacTTCTAAAAACATTAATGTTGATGATAGCCATGGATGAGTAGCCATGTTCTGTAATGTGTACATGGGACTGTCATGATCATCTAAccatgaaaatgatgaaaagtaAGCTGGTGGTTGCAGTAAGAAGTTGTGTACATTGCATTCTATGGATGAACGGAAATAtacctgcaaaaaaatcatagaaatcTGTGTACAATTTGTATACTTACTGAAGACAGCCTCTGACCTTGAAAAACGTTGACCTTGTCATAATAAGTGCAATATTTACATTGTCTAGCTATAGTACAAACATCTGTCATATATTGTGTAAGTGTAAAGTTGCAAGTTGTGGTGATGTGATGATGCAATGTATCGTCTACTAATATCAAGTGACATATTCACAGTACGCAAATTCTATATTTGACCTTGACAAAGTTGACCTTGTTATTAAGGTCAACATTCTATGGATAGAACATATTTGTGAGTAATAAAACATAATGCTGTGTATTGTGGAAAGCCGTGAAGTATGATACTTTGTCGTGCTAGCTACTGCATGTACTGTACTGATAATACTGGCTAAACATCAATGGGTCCGTAACCAAAAATGTGGATTTTTGACCCCAAGTCAATCATTTTGTGAGGAAGTACAGGTGAGGTGGCTAATATTGTGTGAAAGAACATCTATGGGTGTTGCTATGTTTAAAATATCGGAAGACAGGGGTGTTCCTATAAAAAGATACAGGTGAGTGAACTTTGGAGGATTTTTCCTTCTcttgaggtcaaaggtcacggtACCACCTGTAAAATTTATCATGAAAGGCATATTTTCACCCTGTATAAGATTATAATAAAACGACATGAAAGTCCAGAACCCTGTGGGATTATTCTATGTAGTACATATTACCAATAAATAACATAAAGTAAGCTTTGCAGCATTTACTTACCTTTCTATTACCTTTTAAAAAAGGtaaattattcattttcacAGTTAATTCCCACGGCCGGCCTTTCTGAGGGCCGATTTTGGCAACTTTGTGGAGCCATATCTCGGCAACCGCTTAACATATTGACTTCATTTAAAaagcattttatttcatttgattaGCTCTTTCAGGAAAAGTAAATATCATCAGTGTATcatgtttttaaaattttggTTGGAATACCTACTTGTACAGTTGAATATGACATGATTTCATTTCCATCGTTCATTCAAACACAGTACTTTGTGAATACGTGTTGAATATTTTCTTCTGCACTGTTGTAATGCTTTACTGGTTTCTCCCCAGTTTGTGATGGACTTGACATTTACCCAAGCTTGTAGAGGAGTGAACAAGGAGCTGAACTTCACCATGATGGACACCTGTCCCAGATGTAAGGGGAACAAGGCAGAACCTGGGACTAAGATAACACGCTGTCAGTACTGTCATGGCACCGGACAGGTTAGTATATTATGATAACCATCACTAGAAGGCTGTGTTTTGGATAGTGTTTGTTTTtggatttgttgttgttaaacaGCAAAACTTAGAATGCTCTGTGATCACACAGACaccccacctccgtcaaaatgtagaaataaaaaaatgcaaaatatttgagGGACATGAAAACACTCTCTCATtcgttgaaccgctaattggcATGGTATCATTGGTTGAACGGCTAATTGTGATGAACAGTCAAGATCGGtctatttggtatgtggttagggtTTAATCTACTGAAGGGAtggatagattttgggccccttggtgactttccttggtactgcagcttcCAGTTTCCTTGACATAGAGTACTGTTTGTTGGACTACAATTAACTTATTGATAACACATGGTAATATATGTTATATCcccattttgattttgaaaaaaatcactcTTGCatggtgcgaaatacctggttgcacgttgcacagtgcaacaagatttcggttggtgcaagttaattccaaacccaggtagcgcagtgtgcaaccttatattttgagccaaagatttcaatcggagccctggaagctcacaaaaacagtgtcactctcataaaattcagtaaatcttcaattgaaataaagaaatcaacacttcttcgttttaaaccatccaaaacccttcatagatcgtggaatttgagctgaaaaagacaaaaacacactgccctcagctaaacaagatgttgttaggtcaatgggaacacaatactatctaatatatattttgaaatgttagtagtattatacgctacatacgagcttgatttgaagaaatcggtgaatgttgctggagcaacctgaaatttggatgtgcaacctagcatttgcccttggttgcaacatgggcaacctggctcaaaaaagtatttcgcaccctgctcTTGTCTACTCTAACATTCTTAGTTGTTCATTGAAAAGCaaataacaaatacaatattgagttagtctgtataatgatgacctttgacatgtcaATGATTACAACCCCTTGCTGTTCACATCCTGAATGTGACAACTTggagaaaatatgctaatgaggtatgTGTCAATCATTGTGAAAATGTGTTAATGACCATGTTCCACCCCTATGTTTGAACTAGCAAAACTGTTTGTGTAAATATTTGTGTATTTTCCACTTGCTAGGAGACAATCAACACCGGTCCCTTCATGATGCGCTCGACGTGTCGGCGGTGCCGTGGCCAGGGCACGCTCTACTCCTCCCCCTGTATCCTCTGCAGAGGGCAGGGCAAGACTCAACAGAAGAAGTCAGTCATGGTACCTGTACCGGCAGGTTAGTACATTAGGTACCATACTATTCCCACAAAACATACCATCTACAAGATTGAAACATTAACAATAGTAGCTCTACAGTCACACAGTGGAAAAGCTTCTTGCAGCGTTTTgagtttgtggtaaagagttcattgCGAAAacctcgaacatttctgcattaacagtaccatctacaatgtatataagGCAATAGGGTGTCGGATCAGAAGAATCCAAGAGGAAATGTTCTGGTTATTTCTTAACATActaagttgaatctacctttaGTTAACAGTATTACTTTACCAAGTGATATTCACGGATCTTACTCCTCCATTCCATCTCACCAGGTGTTGAAGATGGACAGACTGTGAGAATGCCCATGGGAAGCAAGGAGCTCTTTATCACATTCAGAGTGAGTACAGCTACTCAACAATAGATCAGTCTTTTCTATATAACATTTATCTATTGAAAGCTTATGCAAAATAatgatgacctttgacatgtcaATGATTACAACCCCTTGCTGTTCACATCCTGAACGTGACAACTTggagaaaatatgctaatgaggcaCGTGTCAATCTTAGAGAAAATATGCTGATGAGGTATGTGCCAATCTTAGGTAACAGAACGTAGAGTTATCCTAGGTTTGGTCTCCCGTACCTTGTCATTGACTTAATGTCCTGCAATATTTCCAGTCTGATCCATAGGACAAACAAAAGGAGAACACATTGAAGCCAGAATACTGTCTTCATTCAGTGCACACTTTAAATATCTTTGGTAAAATTTGTCAGATTTGCAGCAAACATGGTCAGTTATTGGTCTGTAGCCTGCCAAGGTTTAagatgttaaccttctccctgctgcctaactctaaccaataggaaattgggtgacAAGCGGCTACCACAGAGTGCTATAGGTtaacttgtttttgttgtcctgTGTTTTTTGTCCAGGTTGCGAGGAGTGACTACTTCCGTCGGCAAGGTGCAGACATCCACACGGATGCTGCCATCTCCATAGCTCAGGCCGTTCTCGGGGGAAACATGCGCATCAAGGGCATTTATGATAACGTCACCATCGATGTAAGTAAAGTCTAGATACGTGAAAACATTTTAAATTCTTCCCATACCCTCTCAATGTATATGAGCAGTGCTGCTCTCAGTTTCTACTGTCCTTTGACCGCACAGGCTACTACAGCAGGGGACTAGTCAACTGGTAGTGGTGTTTGTTCAACTCCAATTCTCTATTCCACAGtcttttttcattgttaaaaaCACCAGGCCAATGATTAACACTACTTCTGCTGTTCACATACTGCAATGGTACACACTACCTTGTAGATCTGATGTTATGAGGCTGTGGTAAAATCTCTAAGTAATTTTTTGAAAGATTGGATATTGTTTGGAAGTGTTGTTTGAAAGAGTTGTGACTCATGTGTCCCATTGGTTGAAACCTAGATCCCGCGAGGGACCCAGTCGCACACACGGCTGAGACTGCCAGGGAAGGGGATCAAACGTGTGCAGGGGTACGGCTACGGTGATCACTACGTCCACATCAAGATCAAGGTCCCAGAGTAAGTAACACATACATGCATCCATCATCTTGTAATTTGTTCACACAGCTGTGAAGgtgatgttactgtaaatgttgaaaggtttgcggcggttttatatTCTCtttgacctcttcactgcagaGTCATGgcactgcaaatatgcatttccgttgtattactactgtactgcagGATTGTgtcaactgcaaaattaaaacactgAAATCTGCCTTTCCCCTCCTGCTTCAATAGTATGATGTTGAAGAAACTTTATATTActttatattatattatattatactaatacaaatgtagttcttTAAACCATTGAGTATAAGTAGAAACACCCATGGCAGCTTTTGATTTCACTCTCAAAAAGACAGGGAAAATTATGGTATGTTATGGATATTCCCAAATCAGATGCATTTTCATGCTAAGACAGGGAAAAGTTGGCAGTTTGTATATGGAAGAAACTTATGATACAGACTCAACAGACATTTCTGAAGACAGCATTTAATAACCGCACTTGAGACTTAAACTCCATCTTTCCCTGTGTCCTATAGCTCCTTGTCGTCAAAGCAGAAGGCCCTGGTCATGGCGTATGCAGAAGAGGAAACCGATGTAGATGGCACGGTGCAAGGCATCACAAGCACTCAGGATGGTGGGTACTAGTATATTCATGGTAgataaggcctaggaaaattgttgtatttccaattacagtcctgaaaataTTACAGTCCGTAGGTAGGTATTCTCTTTCTACATCAACtaaagccttaatctgttaacagagaATGAAATAAAGGAAGTCTGTAATAGAATAGATCAAAAGTTTTATGTCACTTGCCAGCAGTCGACCCCCGAAAAATTGTTGCTAGGTCAGTcgtgtaaccggaaacacaacattttttcctaggctTATAATTAAGTTATATAGCTTTTAGCCTCTTCTTATCCCTCCTTCTGCTACCTTTTGCTGTATCCAACATATAAGATGGTGCATGCATAGAATTAGCCCTCAGTAATTAGCCCTCAGTTTGCACATGTTGACCATAAGCTAGCATACCATTTAGTTACCTGAAAACGCTGTCCACTTGGGTATGAGAGTATGCTTTGAGAAGTTCTTTATTTTCAGTAACTCTCTGTAACACAGATTCAAAACACTTGGAAATAGCAAGTTACAAACTGGCAGTTACTCCTTGTGATTCTGTGATTGTAgtattcttttctttcataCTTCTAAACAAATAGTAGGCAAGCCAAAAACAATCCCTACCATCTATTGACTTGTTGGTTGCCCTTCCTCAAAGCTGAGGCCAAATCTGTAACTGAAAAGCAAAGACAGTTTTAAAAAGCAGTTGTTTCCCTCTGTCCAACAGTGGAGACAACCCGTGTTCAGGCTAACGTTGAGGATACTGAGGAGGTAGAGCAGAAACAGGGTGGGGGATTCCTCAGCAAGGTCAAGGACAAGATTGTGGGGTGGCTGGGCAACCTTCAACGATAGCGGGATTTCTTAGAGGTATGGTAGTCGATTTCCCAGACTTTCTGTGATTTTTCCTAGTATCAAAATGTTTCCTagtatcaaaaacaaagaaattgctTGATCTACCTCTAAGAAATCCATCAATGACCTGCCTACCATTGGTAGTAATAGGGCGAAGGGGAGTACTATTATATCTCACTAGTTTGCCCTTTTGGGGAGAATGTCCTCCTTTGCAGTATTCCTGTGAACTACTAGGTGGTGCACACAGCCGTAGTGAAAAGTTTGCAAAGCATGATGGAAAGTCACGAGATGCCGCCCGTCATTTCCTTTGCCATTGTCATTGTGGGGTGCTCATGGGTAATTTTAGAAGCCTATTTTATTAACATCAGATACAAAATCTCTCCCACTTTGCCTTCTTCCTTGTTATTTTTCTATtacttttcatgttacatttgACATACCCTCTGACGAGTATCGTTCTATTTGACCCAGGTGGGAAGCAGGCTATAGAAGATGAGGAAGGCTTGCTGGCCAAGGTCAAGGCTGTTCTGTGCGGAGACTGGCTGCCCAAGCGCAAGATCGGACAGAACTAAGATCTGAAAAAAACACTGACTCTCCTGTCTACAATAATATGCCACCGTACTCTGTTTCATAAGGTTATAATAGGGGAGGTAGACAGAGGTAGACCAGAAACTTTTCCTCCCTAACTATTGTTAAACCAGTCCTATAAAACCCCATAGGCGCCTCAGTGTACCAAATTGTTGTCACTACACAGGTAAGATAGTAACTTCACCTACTGCCTACCTGCCTAACTATAGTAACTTTGTATGTATACGAAACATTGTATTTCACATTACAATCTGGGCTCCTCACCA
Protein-coding regions in this window:
- the LOC136436470 gene encoding dnaJ homolog subfamily A member 3, mitochondrial-like isoform X1: MAVSRFCRVNLSKNLHISASHRNPRFPGAGNSSLIVYFRSLSHFRAPVCGCQAILTGRIAQQWLRTTEGIAGFHTSSVCTQRKDFYKILGVSKNASQKDIKKAYYQLAKKWHPDTNKDANAGKKFAEVAEAYEILGDDQKRREYDTFGSAGAFGGTGASTGHGFSQSQWSTNIDPEELFRRVFSEFSNQGRGGFQGFDFESQFEQPQEFVMDLTFTQACRGVNKELNFTMMDTCPRCKGNKAEPGTKITRCQYCHGTGQETINTGPFMMRSTCRRCRGQGTLYSSPCILCRGQGKTQQKKSVMVPVPAGVEDGQTVRMPMGSKELFITFRVARSDYFRRQGADIHTDAAISIAQAVLGGNMRIKGIYDNVTIDIPRGTQSHTRLRLPGKGIKRVQGYGYGDHYVHIKIKVPDSLSSKQKALVMAYAEEETDVDGTVQGITSTQDVETTRVQANVEDTEEVEQKQGGGFLSKVKDKIVGWLGNLQR
- the LOC136436470 gene encoding dnaJ homolog subfamily A member 3, mitochondrial-like isoform X2, producing the protein MAVSRFCRVNLSKNLHISASHRNPRFPGAGNSSLIVYFRSLSHFRAPVCGCQAILTGRIAQQWLRTTEGIAGFHTSSVCTQRKDFYKILGVSKNASQKDIKKAYYQLAKKWHPDTNKDANAGKKFAEVAEAYEILGDDQKRREYDTFGSAGAFGGTGASTGHGFSQSQWSTNIDPEELFRRVFSEFSNQGRGGFQGFDFESQFEQPQEFVMDLTFTQACRGVNKELNFTMMDTCPRCKGNKAEPGTKITRCQYCHGTGQETINTGPFMMRSTCRRCRGQGTLYSSPCILCRGQGKTQQKKSVMVPVPAGVEDGQTVRMPMGSKELFITFRVARSDYFRRQGADIHTDAAISIAQAVLGGNMRIKGIYDNVTIDIPRGTQSHTRLRLPGKGIKRVQGYGYGDHYVHIKIKVPDSLSSKQKALVMAYAEEETDVDGTVQGITSTQDGGKQAIEDEEGLLAKVKAVLCGDWLPKRKIGQN